The genomic segment CACGTCTAGCGCGCGAGGTCGATCAGCGTGTCCCGGCCACCAGTTGCGCCTACACGCACAAGGAACGCCGTCTCGTAAGCCGAATGACAATGCAACGATTCGCATGCACCGTGTTGACGTGTCTCGTCTGTGGGCTCCCTCGTGCAGCCGCTGCTCAGGAGACGATTCAAGAGATCCTGTCGTTCCTGCTCACGACGCAGTCGATTCCGACAGACGATTTCGTCAAGGATACGGAAGCCGCAGATGCTACGCGCGATACGATCTCTCGCGCCTTGCTCGTGGAGCTCGCCGCGCTGCCGCTCGGCTCGTCGTCGGCCGGCTTCGCGTACCGGTTCAATCCGTCACTGGGCACGGTCGAGCGTGCCAGCGCCAGCTTTGGTCCGTTCTTTACCGAGCGGGCAGAGACCATCGGCCGCGGGCATGGCGAGTTCGGTGTGGCGTTTCGACACGCCAGCTTCGACCAACTCGATGGCAAGGACCTTCGCGATGGCACGCTCGTCACGACGGCAAACCGCTTCTCCGACGAAGAACGGCCATTCGACGTGGAAACGTTGAGCCTGAGGCTTCGCTCGTCGGCGACAACGGTCTTCGCCAGCTATGGTGTCACCCCGCGACTCGACCTGGGCGCGGCGGTCCCGATTGTGCAGCTTCGCGTGGATGGCGAGCGAGTTGACACGTACAGGGGCCGTGTGTTCGTCCAGTCACGTGCATCGGCGTACGCGACCGGTCTGGGCGACATCGCGCTGCGTGCGAAGTATCAAGTCGTGCGTCAACGAGCGGGTGGGATAGCCGTAGCGGCAGATCTCCGCCTGCCCACCGGACGCGAAGAAGACCTGCTCGGTGCAGGCGACGCGGCGGTCAAGCTGTTCATGATTGGATCGCTCGAAGGACATCGCATGACGGGTCATGCGAACGTAGGCTACACGGCGGGCGGTGCGGCGAGCGAGACCACCTACGGAGTGGCCGGCACGGTTGCGGCCACTCCACGGTTGACGCTCATCGGCGAGCTGCTGGGCCGCTCGACAGCCGGTCTTGGCAGCATCGCCGAGGCTGCTGCCCAACATCCAAGCCTGCTTGGCGTGGAGACGATTCGGCTGGTCGCCGACGAGAGTAGGACCAGGCAGGCGTTCGCGATTGCGGGCATCAAATGGAACCTGGGCCGGAGCTGGCTGCTGACGACGAATGTGCTGATACCGATGACGACGGGAGGGCTCACCGCGAAGGTGGTGCCCACCATCGCAGTGGAATACGCCCTCTGAGCGCTATGAGCGAGTTTCTCTGGCCGCCTCCGGATGATGAGCTCGACGCGACGAGCGCGCCCCCGTTCCGGCGAGCGACCAGGCGCCGCCGCCGCGGCGCCTCACCGCGCCACGAGCGGCGAAGACGGCCCGAGCAAGCCACGCACGCGGGCTTCGCCTGGCCGCCCACGGAGTCGGACTTCTCGGCGCCTGCTTCTGTCCAAGGCCCCGACCCAGCGGTCCGTTTCTCTGCTGGTGCAGTCCGGCTCGACCGTGGTCTTGCCTCTCCACCTGGCGATCGCACGACGCGTGCCTCTCGCGCCAGCCAACGCTGGCATGTCGCGTTGCGTCGCGGAAGGCGCCCTGTCGTCATGTTCGCCATCGCCGTCGTTTTGGCGGTCGTGACTGGTGGGATGTGGCAGATTGCTCATCGGTGGAATGCGGTCCCTCGACAGCGTCCGTCTTTGGATTCCGTTGCTGCCGGCGCGCGGTCTGGAGCCCGAGCCCGAGACATGGAAGTCGCGCCGCGGCCATCGCGAACCGAGGTCCCGGCGGACCGCTCGCCCGCGCCGACTCGAAGCGAACCGGAAGCGGTCGCGGACGCGACAGTGACGCAGCGTGAGCCAGAAGCTCAGGCGTCCGCCGGCGCGTCTGCGACAACGGCCAACGAGCGCGGCGGACGTCAAGACCGGCGCGCGCCTCCTCCCACCACCCGCCCGTCGGTCGAACAGCGTTCGGAAGCGGCCATCGCGGCCGCAGCGATCGATGCGGAGTACTCACGGCAGATCGCTGACCGACGACGCCTCGCGAGTACCGGAAACATGACGCCATTGAGTCAGGTTTCGGGGCTCGCAAGTCTTACCCCGCTGGTCGAGCCGCCGCCGCCGGCGGCTGGGTCGAGTGCGCCGGTCTCGCCAGTCACACTGCCGGCCGAGAAGCCGGTGGCAGACGCGGACGCGAGTGCGCCGCCGATTGGCGAGAGTGCATCTCGCTCGCCCGCGGCTCGATCACGATCGGCGCCCGTGCCAGACGAGGATCATGAAGCGATCGAGCAGCTCGTCGCTCGCTATCAAGCGGCGTTCGACGAGCGCGACGCGGATGCCGCAGCAGCCGTGTGGCCCTCGGTCGATGGGCCGGCGCTTGCCCGGGCCTTTGCAGACGTCCAGGAGCAGGACCTGACACTGGAGCGGTGCGACGTTGCCGTCGAGCAAGCGCAGGCGACGGCCTCCTGCCCGGGCGCGCTCAGCTACGTGCGTCGCGTCGGACCACCGGACCCGCAGGTCGCACGCCACGTCTGGACCTTCTTGCTGGAGCGCCATGAGCGTGGCTGGCTGATCGCCGAGGTCACGGCGCGCTGAATAGGTCCTTCAGTCGGCGGCTGGTGCGCAGGGCATCGCTGTGAAGCGCGCGCTGAATGTCCTTGCCGTGGAGCTCCGACCGCTCGAAGGGGTGCACGAGGAGATCGAGCAGGCGGCACGCGAAGCCGTGAGCGGAGCAACTCCGCCACCCTCCCGCCCCAAGGGTCCGTTCCGCGTCCAGATGCAGTTCCGCGATGTCACGATCCCTTATGTGGCCACCGCGTTCGAGGGAATTGAGTCGCCGACACCAGACACGGTGACTTTCACGCGACAAACGATGCCGGAGGCGTATCGGTTGATCCGAGCGCTCTACCGCTTCATCAACGTCGAATAAGACAGAAAAAGGAACCGGGTACCTTTTCGACGTCGAAACGGTACCCGGTTCCTTTTGCCTATTCCTATTTTCCTACGCAGTCAGTCGGCGGCGCAGCAGTCCGACGGCGAGCAGCCCCAGGCCGAACAGGGCCAGGCTGGCAGGCTCGGGAACCGGTCTGGGCGGCGTGGGAACGTCGACCTGACCGACGTTGCCGCGAATCTCGCCCGCAGGGTTAAGGGCGGTGTGGATGTTGAAATATAGGCTCCCATCGTCGAGCCCGTCGAGCAAAGAAGTGACCTGGACAGGCGTCAAGCTCAGCGATAGCGCCAGGACACCGGTGGTCATCGCCGGAAATACTCCGAAGTCGATGATGGGTGGGCCAATCATCGTCGCAGGGTCAGCGCGGTGAATGTGTCCGGCAACCGGCTCGGTCGTGAGTCCCAACCAAGCTAGCCCGACCATGAGCTCGTCCGTATCGGTCTCGAACTGTGCGGCGGCGACGCCCAAGGGCAGGAAGCCAACGGGAATGTCTGGCTCGGGGATTTCCTCTCCGGCTGTCAAGAACGCGGTAAACGTAATCGGGGCTGCCTGCGCCGATGCCGTAGACAGCACGAGGCACGCCAGCACACCAACCAAGCAGGAACGAACTCGCATCACAAACCTCCCTCTCCCTCGAAAAATAAGCGTAACCGCCACAACGGCGCACAATATCGCTGATAGACGATGCCAAACGCGTGCCGCCAGCGCGGTCCCGGAATTGCCCATCGAAGTCGTCCGGGGCCGCGGAATCTCTTGCGCTATGCAGACTTTACACAACCCACCAGCGGCCAAGGTAAGCGGCATCAGCATCGATCCGCCCGCGTTGGACGAGCGCTATTCTAACCGTCGCGACCAGACCAGAGTGTAAATTCGAGCGCAATTCGGGTGACCGAGCCGAAGCTCGCGCTACGCTGGTCGCCAACTGTCCAGATAAACGTCGCCAACTGTCCAGATAAACTCTGAGCCGGTTGTTCGGGCTGTTCCCCGCCATTCACAGCACGCGGCCCGACCTCCTCTCGACGCTGAAGGGCACGTCCGGACAACCGTCCGGTGCGCGCGGCGCGGCACGGTTCCGCACGGTGCTCGCCACCACGCAGATCGCCCTCTCGATGACGCTGCTCGTCGCGGCCGGCCTCTTCGCCAAGAGCCTGCTGAACGTGAGCCGTGTGGATCTCGGCCTGAAGATCGACCACCTCGTCACGTTTGGGATCTCGCCGGAGCTGAGTGGGTACACGCCGGGGCGCTCACGCATCCTCTTCGAGCGACTGGAGGACGAGCTCGCGGCGCAACCGGGTGTGACGAGCGTGACCGGTTCACTCGTACCGGCAATCTCTGGGAGCAACTGGGGCACCGACGTTCGTGTCCAGGGATTCAAATCGGGACCGGATATCGACAGCAACTCGCGCTACAACGAGATTGCACCCGGCTACTTCAGAACAATGGGCATCCCACTCATCGCTGGCCGCGAGATCACGCGCGCCGACGCGCTGGGCGCTCCGAAGGTGGCGATCGTCAACGAGACGTTCGCAAAGAAGTTCGGGCTCGGCCGGGACGCGGTGGGCAAGCGCATGTCCTCGGAGGACGACGAGGAGGAGCTCGACACGGAGATTGTCGGCCTCGTGCAGGATGCGAAGTACAGCGCGGTCAAACAGGAGGTGCCGCCGCTCTTCTTCCAGCCGTACCCGCCAGGACGAGGATCCCGGGTTCCTCACGTTCTACGTTCGCACATCGCTGGATCCCGCGCAGGTGATCGGTGCACTGCCGAAGGTCGTGGCGCGGCTCGATCCCGACCTGCCTGTCCAAAACCTGCGGACGATGGAGCAACAGGTCCGCGACAACGTATTCATGGATCGGGTCATCAGCGTCTTGTCGACCTCTTTCGCGATGCTCGCCACGCTGCTTGCCGCCGTCGGCCTGTACGGCGTGCTTGCCTATACGGTTGCGCAGCGTACACGCGAGATCGGCCTGCGGATGGCGCTCGGTGCCGCACCCGGGCGGGTGCGCCGGATGGTCTTGCGGCAGGTTGGGTTGATGACGGTTGTGGGCGGCGTGATTGGCCTCGCCGGGGCGGTCGCGCTCGGGCGGGCCGCGCAGGCACTGCTCTTCGAGCTGCGGGGTTACGACACAGCCGTCCTCATGAGTGCCGCCGTGGCACTGACCCTGGTCGCGTTGTGCGCCGGATTCATCCCGGCGCACCGGGCATCGCGCGTGGATCCAATGCGGGCGCTTCGGTATCAGTGAGGCGTGAAGGCAAATACCGTTCTCTTACTAGTGTGCTAGAGCCGCTCGACGATGCCACCCAGAAGGGCAATGAACTGACCCCGGACCCG from the Luteitalea sp. genome contains:
- a CDS encoding FtsX-like permease family protein is translated as MRSTARSNRRCRRSSSSRTRQDEDPGFLTFYVRTSLDPAQVIGALPKVVARLDPDLPVQNLRTMEQQVRDNVFMDRVISVLSTSFAMLATLLAAVGLYGVLAYTVAQRTREIGLRMALGAAPGRVRRMVLRQVGLMTVVGGVIGLAGAVALGRAAQALLFELRGYDTAVLMSAAVALTLVALCAGFIPAHRASRVDPMRALRYQ
- a CDS encoding CHRD domain-containing protein; the encoded protein is MLMPLTLAAGGLCKVCIAQEIPRPRTTSMGNSGTALAARVWHRLSAILCAVVAVTLIFRGRGRFVMRVRSCLVGVLACLVLSTASAQAAPITFTAFLTAGEEIPEPDIPVGFLPLGVAAAQFETDTDELMVGLAWLGLTTEPVAGHIHRADPATMIGPPIIDFGVFPAMTTGVLALSLSLTPVQVTSLLDGLDDGSLYFNIHTALNPAGEIRGNVGQVDVPTPPRPVPEPASLALFGLGLLAVGLLRRRLTA